One segment of Amycolatopsis alba DSM 44262 DNA contains the following:
- a CDS encoding phosphatidylinositol mannoside acyltransferase, with amino-acid sequence MSGFSQRLGDFGYAAGWRLARWLPESAGAVTFGLGADLAVRRDGGGVRQLRSNLARVVPQADGVELDELTRRAMRSYARYWHEMFRLPSMDHKEVSRKVAQSITGVENLDAALAEGNGAVMALPHSGNWDAAGVWLADYLGGFTTVAERLKPESLYQRFVSYRESLGFEIVPLTGDSSAMRVLLKRLRENKAICLVGDRDLTNSGVPVKFFGEQTRMPGGPARLAATTGAALIPAGCWFTEDGWQIRLHPRIRVTNRSEVPAATQALADIFAGDIAAHPADWHMMQKFWLSDFEAGEQAALGEAS; translated from the coding sequence ATGAGCGGGTTCTCCCAGCGGCTCGGCGACTTCGGCTACGCGGCGGGCTGGCGGCTCGCGCGCTGGCTGCCGGAGTCGGCCGGCGCGGTGACCTTCGGACTGGGCGCCGATCTCGCCGTCCGGCGTGACGGCGGCGGCGTGCGTCAGTTGCGGAGCAACCTCGCCAGGGTCGTACCGCAGGCCGACGGCGTCGAACTCGACGAACTGACCCGCCGCGCGATGCGCTCCTACGCGCGCTATTGGCACGAGATGTTCAGGCTGCCCTCGATGGACCACAAGGAGGTCAGCCGCAAGGTCGCCCAGTCGATCACCGGGGTGGAGAACCTCGACGCGGCCCTCGCCGAGGGCAACGGCGCGGTGATGGCGCTGCCGCACAGCGGGAACTGGGACGCCGCCGGCGTCTGGCTCGCGGACTATCTCGGCGGTTTCACCACGGTCGCGGAGCGGCTGAAACCCGAGTCGCTGTACCAGCGGTTCGTGTCCTACCGGGAATCTCTCGGTTTCGAGATCGTGCCGCTGACCGGCGACAGCTCCGCGATGCGCGTGCTGCTGAAGCGGCTGCGGGAGAACAAGGCGATCTGCCTGGTGGGGGACAGGGACCTGACGAACTCCGGGGTACCGGTCAAGTTCTTCGGCGAGCAGACCCGGATGCCGGGCGGACCGGCCCGGCTGGCCGCCACCACCGGTGCCGCGCTGATCCCCGCGGGCTGCTGGTTCACCGAGGACGGCTGGCAGATCCGGCTGCATCCGCGGATCCGCGTCACGAACCGGTCCGAGGTCCCGGCGGCCACCCAGGCGCTGGCGGACATCTTCGCCGGTGACATCGCCGCGCATCCGGCCGACTGGCACATGATGCAGAAGTTCTGGCTCTCCGACTTCGAAGCCGGGGAACAAGCCGCCCTCGGCGAAGCGAGTTGA
- the pgsA gene encoding phosphatidylinositol phosphate synthase — protein MLNIFARASVSRVTDPMGKVLVRAGLTPNAMTVIGTAGAVLCALGFFPNDMLLWGTFTVWGFAMLDLLDGAMARARGYGTAFGAVLDATCDRLVDGALFAAIAWWCFVHDDNRPAAAAALICLVLAQVISYVKARAEASGLEADGGLVERAERLIIALVGTGLHGLGVPYTVDITLWLLAVLSAITLLQRTAAVAKAARAAKAAAPPAAEGGA, from the coding sequence ATGCTCAACATTTTCGCGCGCGCCTCCGTTTCCCGCGTCACCGACCCGATGGGGAAGGTGCTCGTGCGCGCCGGTCTGACCCCGAACGCGATGACCGTCATCGGCACGGCCGGGGCGGTTCTCTGCGCACTCGGGTTCTTTCCCAACGACATGCTGCTGTGGGGCACCTTCACCGTCTGGGGCTTCGCGATGCTGGACCTGCTCGACGGCGCGATGGCCCGCGCCCGCGGGTACGGCACGGCGTTCGGGGCCGTCCTCGACGCGACCTGCGACAGACTGGTCGACGGCGCGTTGTTCGCCGCGATCGCGTGGTGGTGCTTCGTCCACGACGACAACCGCCCGGCCGCGGCCGCCGCGTTGATCTGCCTGGTGCTGGCGCAGGTCATCTCGTACGTCAAGGCCAGGGCCGAGGCTTCCGGGCTCGAAGCGGACGGCGGGCTCGTCGAACGAGCCGAACGGCTGATCATCGCCCTGGTGGGAACCGGACTGCATGGTCTGGGCGTTCCGTACACCGTGGACATCACGCTCTGGCTGCTCGCGGTGCTCTCGGCGATCACCCTGCTGCAGCGGACGGCCGCGGTGGCCAAGGCGGCGCGGGCGGCCAAGGCGGCCGCGCCACCCGCCGCGGAGGGCGGGGCATGA
- a CDS encoding MarR family winged helix-turn-helix transcriptional regulator has protein sequence MSEPRWLSDEEQKVWRDFSAATRMLQAHLEGQLQHEAGMPHTYYEVLVALSEAPDRKLRMSELADARKASRSRLSHAVARLEANGWVRRESCPTDKRGSWAVLTAEGFAALEEAAPGHVEAVRESLFDPLTPEQVTALGEISAAVLGRLSPKCAAAEAELALREESFADIGETAELAKAD, from the coding sequence ATGTCCGAACCCCGATGGCTCTCCGACGAGGAGCAAAAAGTCTGGCGTGACTTCTCCGCGGCCACGCGGATGCTGCAAGCGCATCTGGAGGGCCAGCTTCAGCACGAGGCGGGCATGCCCCACACCTACTACGAAGTGCTCGTCGCCCTGTCCGAAGCACCGGACCGCAAGCTGCGGATGAGCGAACTGGCCGACGCGCGCAAGGCGTCGCGCAGCAGGCTCTCGCACGCGGTCGCGCGGCTCGAGGCGAACGGCTGGGTGCGTCGTGAGTCCTGTCCCACCGACAAACGCGGTTCCTGGGCGGTGCTCACCGCCGAGGGTTTCGCCGCGCTGGAGGAAGCCGCGCCAGGGCACGTCGAGGCGGTCCGCGAGAGTCTTTTCGATCCGCTGACCCCCGAACAGGTGACGGCGCTGGGGGAGATCAGTGCCGCCGTGCTGGGGCGGCTGTCGCCGAAATGCGCTGCCGCGGAGGCGGAACTGGCGCTGCGCGAAGAGTCATTCGCGGACATCGGGGAGACGGCCGAACTGGCCAAAGCGGACTGA